In a single window of the Deltaproteobacteria bacterium genome:
- the pip gene encoding prolyl aminopeptidase, which yields MTSPLRTLYPPIEPNRSGMLKVSDVHTLYWEESGNPNGKPVVFLHGGPGGGTEPKQRRFFDPAAYRIVLFDQRGCGKSTPHANLEDNTTWHLVQDIEALREHLGIQKWQVFGGSWGSTLALAYAEKHPERVSELVLRGIFLLRKQEIDWFYQRGTSAMFADAWEHYLEPIPEAERGDLLHAYHRRLTSDDAETRMRAARAWSIWEGATSTLLPNPELMQRYSGDAFAIAFARIECHYFVNKGFMRTDAQLLEDVPRIRSIPGVIVQGRYDVVCPMESAWALHRAWPEAKLVIVPDAGHSANEPGNTSALIEATDSFRPR from the coding sequence ATGACCAGCCCGCTCCGAACGCTCTACCCGCCCATCGAGCCCAACCGCTCCGGGATGCTCAAGGTCTCCGACGTCCACACCCTCTACTGGGAAGAATCCGGAAATCCGAACGGCAAGCCGGTCGTGTTCCTGCACGGCGGTCCGGGCGGCGGCACCGAGCCCAAGCAGCGCCGCTTCTTCGACCCGGCGGCGTACCGCATCGTGCTCTTCGATCAGCGCGGCTGCGGGAAGTCCACACCGCACGCGAACCTCGAGGACAACACCACCTGGCACCTGGTGCAGGACATCGAGGCGCTGCGCGAGCACCTCGGCATTCAGAAGTGGCAGGTCTTCGGCGGCTCGTGGGGCTCGACGCTCGCGCTCGCGTACGCCGAGAAGCATCCCGAGCGCGTATCGGAGCTGGTGCTGCGCGGCATCTTCCTCTTGCGCAAGCAGGAGATCGACTGGTTCTACCAGCGCGGCACCAGCGCCATGTTCGCCGACGCGTGGGAGCACTACCTCGAGCCCATTCCCGAGGCCGAGCGCGGCGACTTGCTCCACGCCTACCACCGCCGGCTCACCAGCGATGACGCGGAGACGCGCATGCGCGCCGCCCGCGCGTGGAGCATCTGGGAGGGCGCAACCTCCACGCTCCTGCCCAACCCCGAGCTCATGCAGCGCTACAGCGGCGACGCGTTCGCCATCGCCTTCGCGCGCATCGAGTGTCACTATTTTGTTAACAAGGGCTTCATGCGCACCGATGCGCAGCTGCTCGAGGACGTGCCGCGCATTCGCAGCATCCCCGGCGTGATCGTCCAGGGCCGCTACGACGTGGTCTGCCCCATGGAGAGCGCTTGGGCGCTGCACCGCGCCTGGCCGGAGGCGAAGCTGGTGATCGTCCCGGACGCGGGCCACTCCGCCAACGAGCCCGGAAACACCAGCGCGCTCATCGAGGCGACGGATTCCTTTCGCCCGCGTTGA
- a CDS encoding ABC transporter ATP-binding protein — MIVAAVAIRGQDLVKWFGEEGNRTYAVRDVTFEAYFGELLYIVGPSGSGKTTLLSMISGILRPNEGEVLVENIDLWHMTGNDLANFRLNKVGFVFQDYHLFPRLTTVENVALPLILKKRPWHEALDKGLEYLDVVGLKNRAEVPPVKLSGGEQQRVAIARAIVSSPDILIFDEPTASLDGDTGKRIIEFVKSKILNERRCIIIVTHDSRILEFATRIMRMEDGRLTRIEPGANHA, encoded by the coding sequence CTGATCGTGGCCGCCGTCGCCATTCGCGGGCAGGACCTGGTCAAGTGGTTCGGCGAGGAGGGCAATCGCACGTACGCCGTTCGAGACGTGACCTTCGAGGCGTACTTCGGCGAGCTCCTCTACATCGTGGGTCCGTCGGGCAGCGGGAAGACCACACTGCTCAGCATGATCTCCGGGATCCTGCGACCGAACGAAGGCGAGGTCCTCGTCGAGAACATCGACCTCTGGCACATGACCGGCAATGACCTTGCCAACTTTCGACTCAATAAAGTCGGATTCGTCTTTCAGGATTACCACCTGTTCCCGCGGCTCACGACCGTGGAGAACGTGGCACTGCCGCTGATCCTCAAGAAGCGACCGTGGCACGAGGCATTGGATAAAGGTCTCGAGTATCTCGACGTCGTTGGACTGAAGAACCGTGCCGAGGTGCCGCCGGTGAAGCTGAGCGGCGGCGAGCAGCAGCGCGTGGCCATCGCGCGCGCCATCGTGAGCTCGCCCGACATCCTTATCTTCGACGAGCCCACCGCCTCACTCGACGGTGACACCGGAAAGCGAATCATCGAATTCGTGAAGTCGAAGATCTTGAACGAAAGGCGCTGCATCATCATCGTCACCCACGACAGCCGCATCCTCGAGTTCGCCACGCGCATCATGCGGATGGAAGACGGCCGCCTCACCCGAATCGAGCCCGGGGCGAACCATGCGTAA
- a CDS encoding SCP2 sterol-binding domain-containing protein, with amino-acid sequence MSWLDTLEQVRTKDFKKAKPEEREQACRDIVNTCSYAAAFVAVMPLPFTDVLLTLPIQSGMVLTVGHIHGRKLSGAQAKDLAMELGTLAGASLLARQGIKLLIPVFGAVMTVPAAFAANWAIGRVAMEYFKNPEVSKARLKQLYADAVREGKARFSREEFERFRKEKGNEAAVKKVVKPKGKAGAKGKKATASKSKKAKGPTVESILEEDLPRRIAAREELAKAVGKVIHVELSGPGGGNWTLDLASQPPKVKKGKHGSPAMTARTTADDFVKLGSGALDPAAAMMDGALTLEPLDLELAQAFGRLIA; translated from the coding sequence ATGAGCTGGCTGGACACGCTGGAGCAGGTGCGGACGAAGGACTTCAAGAAGGCCAAGCCCGAAGAGCGTGAGCAGGCCTGCCGCGACATCGTGAACACCTGCTCCTACGCCGCCGCGTTCGTGGCGGTGATGCCCCTGCCCTTCACCGACGTGCTGCTCACCCTGCCCATCCAGAGCGGCATGGTGCTCACCGTGGGCCACATCCACGGGCGCAAGCTGTCGGGCGCGCAGGCCAAGGACCTGGCGATGGAGCTGGGCACGCTCGCGGGCGCGTCGCTGCTCGCGCGCCAGGGCATCAAGCTGCTCATCCCCGTCTTTGGCGCGGTGATGACCGTGCCCGCGGCCTTCGCGGCCAACTGGGCCATCGGTCGCGTGGCCATGGAGTACTTCAAGAACCCCGAGGTCTCGAAGGCGCGGCTCAAGCAGCTCTACGCCGACGCCGTCCGCGAGGGGAAGGCGCGCTTCTCGCGCGAGGAGTTCGAGCGCTTCCGCAAGGAGAAGGGCAACGAGGCCGCGGTGAAGAAGGTGGTCAAGCCCAAGGGCAAGGCCGGGGCGAAGGGCAAGAAGGCCACGGCGTCGAAGTCGAAGAAGGCCAAGGGCCCCACGGTGGAGAGCATCCTCGAGGAGGATCTGCCGCGCCGCATCGCCGCGCGCGAGGAGCTCGCGAAGGCAGTGGGCAAGGTGATCCACGTGGAGCTCTCGGGGCCCGGCGGCGGCAACTGGACGCTCGATCTCGCGAGCCAGCCGCCCAAGGTGAAGAAGGGCAAGCACGGCTCGCCGGCGATGACCGCGCGCACCACGGCCGACGACTTCGTGAAGCTGGGCTCGGGCGCGCTCGACCCCGCCGCGGCGATGATGGACGGCGCGCTCACGCTGGAGCCGCTCGACCTCGAGCTCGCGCAGGCGTTCGGGCGGCTGATCGCTTAA
- a CDS encoding efflux transporter outer membrane subunit: MNRSARALATALILGIGCAVGPNFERPAAPTQQQYVQHQAAATSSADSLVQRFETDAGVPTNWWALYGSPQLDAVMNDALANNANLAAAQASLRRSQDLLRAGYGVFFPQLDGNGSAERRRFSGQQFGINTTSVFNLFTLQSTVSYALDVWGGERRQVEALQAQADVQRYTLAGTYLSLTGNIVNTIVARAAYRAQIRATEELVKLEAEQVDITTAQAEAGTTPWVNLLAIKSQLAALQATLPPLRQKYDQADHLLAVLAGHTPADWTAPDVELANLRLALDLPATVPSELVRQRPDILTAEAGLHQASAEIGVATAALLPSFTLSANAGLNSKNISDLFMGSSGFWAFGGGLTAPLFRGGTLWYERKAAIEAHNQAIEQYRQTVLGAFQQVADALQGLGNDAELVQAQSDQLAASGEQLHLIQLNYQAGTANYLQVLLADGQYHQAVIGHLQAQAQRLQDTAALYLALGGGWQGNEARVEGKPQAAKP; encoded by the coding sequence ATGAATCGCTCCGCGCGTGCGCTCGCGACGGCGCTCATCTTGGGAATCGGCTGCGCCGTCGGGCCGAACTTCGAGCGACCCGCAGCGCCGACCCAGCAGCAGTACGTGCAGCATCAAGCTGCCGCCACGTCGAGCGCAGACAGCCTGGTGCAGCGCTTCGAGACGGACGCTGGCGTCCCGACCAACTGGTGGGCGCTTTACGGCTCGCCGCAGCTCGACGCCGTCATGAACGATGCCCTGGCCAACAACGCCAACCTCGCGGCAGCGCAAGCCAGCCTGCGACGCAGTCAGGACTTGCTCCGCGCGGGCTACGGGGTGTTCTTCCCGCAGCTCGACGGCAACGGCTCTGCAGAGCGCCGACGGTTCTCCGGCCAGCAGTTTGGAATCAACACGACCAGCGTCTTCAATCTATTTACTTTGCAATCCACCGTGAGCTACGCGCTCGACGTGTGGGGCGGCGAGCGCCGACAGGTGGAAGCGCTCCAGGCCCAGGCCGACGTGCAGCGCTACACGCTCGCGGGCACGTACCTGAGCCTCACCGGAAACATCGTGAACACCATCGTCGCGCGGGCGGCCTATCGCGCGCAGATCCGGGCCACCGAAGAGCTGGTGAAGCTCGAGGCGGAGCAAGTGGACATCACCACCGCGCAGGCCGAGGCGGGCACGACTCCGTGGGTGAACCTGCTCGCCATCAAGAGCCAGCTCGCTGCGCTCCAGGCCACGCTCCCACCGCTCCGTCAGAAGTACGACCAGGCGGATCACCTGCTCGCGGTGCTCGCCGGTCACACGCCCGCTGACTGGACGGCGCCCGACGTCGAGCTCGCGAACCTCAGGCTGGCGCTCGATCTGCCGGCGACCGTGCCGTCCGAGTTGGTGCGGCAGCGTCCCGACATCCTCACCGCCGAGGCGGGCCTGCACCAGGCGAGCGCCGAGATCGGCGTGGCCACCGCCGCGCTGCTCCCGAGCTTCACGCTCAGCGCGAACGCGGGGCTCAACAGTAAGAACATCTCCGATCTCTTCATGGGCTCGAGCGGCTTCTGGGCCTTCGGCGGCGGCCTCACCGCGCCGCTCTTCCGTGGCGGCACGCTCTGGTACGAACGCAAGGCGGCCATCGAGGCGCACAATCAGGCGATTGAGCAGTACCGCCAGACCGTGCTCGGCGCCTTTCAACAGGTCGCCGACGCGCTCCAGGGCCTCGGCAATGACGCCGAGCTCGTTCAGGCGCAGTCCGATCAGCTGGCCGCCTCGGGCGAGCAGCTCCACTTGATACAATTGAATTACCAAGCCGGGACTGCCAACTACCTGCAGGTGCTCCTCGCAGATGGGCAATACCATCAGGCCGTGATCGGGCACCTTCAGGCGCAGGCGCAGCGGCTGCAAGACACCGCCGCGCTCTACCTCGCGCTCGGCGGCGGCTGGCAGGGCAACGAAGCGCGCGTCGAGGGCAAGCCGCAAGCCGCCAAACCTTGA
- a CDS encoding antibiotic biosynthesis monooxygenase translates to MRRVLILCLLLSACATPRATPPGFVAIYRWQVKPGCEQDVEAAWRAEAERYRAKYGSCGARLHREDDGTFVSTAFWRTRAAWAGAPRPIDVPEAEATLDRCIMAKVEELHLTPVVDVAAPTCE, encoded by the coding sequence ATGAGACGAGTTCTTATACTTTGTCTCCTGCTCTCCGCGTGCGCGACCCCGCGCGCCACGCCGCCCGGGTTCGTGGCCATCTATCGCTGGCAGGTGAAGCCCGGCTGCGAGCAAGACGTGGAAGCCGCGTGGCGCGCGGAGGCCGAGCGCTACCGCGCCAAGTATGGAAGCTGCGGAGCGCGGCTGCATCGCGAGGACGACGGCACGTTCGTGTCGACGGCGTTCTGGCGTACGCGCGCGGCGTGGGCGGGCGCGCCGCGGCCGATCGATGTGCCCGAGGCCGAGGCGACGCTCGATCGCTGCATCATGGCGAAGGTCGAGGAGCTGCACCTGACGCCGGTGGTGGACGTGGCCGCGCCGACTTGTGAGTAA
- a CDS encoding chloride channel protein — protein sequence MAPSLSALHVPSEPALVDGRVVFISALAIGVALAAGLVAQLLTRLIGLITNLAYFGRWSTAFVSPAGNHLGLWAIGVPVVGGILVGFMARYGSKAIRGHGIPEAMEQVLYNQSRIPARITFLKPVSAAIAIGTGGPFGAEGPIIATGGALGSLVGQLIPVSAAERKALLAAGAAAGMAATFGSPVSAVLLAVELLLFEYRPRSLIPVALATATATAVRMAFVGSAPVFAMSDAKQPGGESLIFYILLGAVMGVVSIGVTHAVYAVEDAFEKLPIHWMWWPALGAIAVGVCGIFAPRSLGVGYDNIENIVTGSLAGWTMVSLVAWKFTSWCISLGSGTSGGTLAPLFTIGGGIGSAITAIFVWLAPNVGLDIRIGALVGMAAIFAGASRAMLASVVFAFECTRQPMGLLPLLGGCTAAFMVSCLWMRNSIMTEKIARRGARVLGEYSADFLDQLLARDHALKEVVTLAAESTLGEIRARLHAGEAALKHQGFPIVDGAGLLVGVLTRRDLVEGTADDAKLASLIRRPPVVVYSDSSLRDAADQMTRAGVGRVPVVSRDAPHKLVGILTRSDLLNAHGKRLDESEMGTSRLSRPLPATTAPEPG from the coding sequence GTGGCGCCGTCGTTGTCCGCGCTGCACGTGCCCTCCGAGCCTGCGCTGGTCGACGGGCGCGTGGTGTTCATCAGCGCCCTCGCCATCGGCGTGGCGCTCGCGGCGGGCCTGGTGGCGCAGCTGCTCACCCGGCTCATCGGGCTGATCACCAACCTGGCCTACTTCGGCCGCTGGTCGACGGCGTTCGTCTCGCCGGCGGGAAATCACCTCGGGCTCTGGGCCATCGGCGTGCCGGTGGTCGGCGGCATCCTGGTGGGCTTCATGGCGCGCTACGGCTCCAAGGCCATTCGCGGGCACGGCATCCCCGAGGCCATGGAGCAGGTGCTCTACAACCAGAGCCGCATTCCCGCGCGCATCACCTTCCTCAAGCCCGTCTCGGCGGCCATCGCCATCGGCACCGGCGGCCCGTTCGGCGCCGAGGGCCCGATCATCGCCACGGGCGGCGCGCTGGGCTCGCTCGTTGGCCAGCTGATCCCGGTCTCGGCTGCGGAGCGAAAGGCGCTCCTCGCGGCTGGCGCTGCAGCGGGCATGGCGGCCACGTTCGGCAGCCCGGTCTCGGCGGTGCTGCTCGCGGTGGAGCTGCTGCTCTTCGAGTACCGGCCCCGCTCGCTGATCCCGGTGGCGCTGGCCACCGCCACGGCCACCGCGGTGCGCATGGCCTTCGTCGGCTCGGCGCCCGTGTTCGCCATGAGCGACGCGAAGCAGCCGGGCGGCGAATCGCTCATCTTCTACATCCTGCTCGGCGCGGTGATGGGCGTGGTCTCCATTGGCGTGACGCACGCGGTGTACGCGGTGGAGGACGCCTTCGAGAAGCTGCCCATCCACTGGATGTGGTGGCCGGCGCTCGGCGCCATCGCGGTGGGCGTGTGCGGCATCTTCGCGCCGCGCTCGCTCGGCGTGGGCTACGACAACATCGAAAACATCGTCACCGGCTCGCTCGCGGGCTGGACCATGGTGTCGCTGGTGGCGTGGAAGTTCACGTCGTGGTGCATCTCGCTCGGCAGCGGGACCTCGGGTGGAACGCTGGCGCCGCTCTTCACCATCGGCGGCGGCATCGGCTCCGCGATTACTGCGATCTTCGTGTGGCTCGCGCCCAACGTGGGCCTCGACATCCGCATCGGCGCGCTGGTGGGCATGGCCGCCATCTTCGCGGGCGCCTCGCGCGCCATGCTGGCCTCGGTGGTGTTCGCCTTCGAGTGCACCCGCCAGCCGATGGGGCTCTTGCCGCTGCTCGGCGGCTGCACCGCGGCGTTCATGGTGTCGTGCCTGTGGATGCGCAACTCGATCATGACCGAGAAGATCGCCCGCCGCGGCGCGCGCGTGCTCGGCGAGTACTCCGCCGACTTCCTCGACCAATTGCTCGCGCGCGACCACGCGCTCAAAGAGGTGGTGACCCTGGCCGCCGAGTCCACGCTCGGCGAGATCCGCGCCCGCCTCCACGCGGGCGAGGCCGCGCTCAAGCACCAGGGCTTTCCCATCGTCGACGGCGCGGGCCTGCTGGTGGGTGTGCTCACCCGCCGCGACCTCGTGGAGGGCACCGCGGACGACGCCAAGCTCGCCTCGCTCATTCGCCGGCCGCCCGTGGTGGTCTACTCCGACAGCTCGCTCCGCGACGCCGCCGATCAGATGACGCGCGCCGGTGTGGGCCGGGTGCCGGTGGTCTCGCGCGACGCGCCGCACAAGCTGGTGGGCATCCTCACCCGAAGCGACTTGCTCAATGCCCACGGCAAGCGCCTGGACGAAAGCGAGATGGGGACCAGCCGGTTGTCCCGTCCATTGCCCGCAACCACCGCCCCAGAGCCGGGTTAG
- a CDS encoding GNAT family N-acetyltransferase, translating to MKIVTRELTPERWPDFEALFGAANGVCGGCWCVFWRLDEGETYANLKGAKARQRMKALILDGKAKGVLAFDGALPVGWLSYGPRREYPKLDRAPSLACDDADDVWSMPCFFVKAGYRGKGVATALLSHAVKSVKKAGGKVAEGYPYKVSGKSAAAFIYTGVPQLFQREGFEVVEKRAKGKQRMRKRLR from the coding sequence ATGAAGATCGTCACCCGCGAGCTCACGCCCGAGCGCTGGCCCGACTTCGAGGCGCTCTTCGGCGCGGCGAACGGCGTCTGCGGCGGCTGCTGGTGCGTGTTCTGGCGACTCGACGAGGGCGAGACGTACGCGAACCTCAAAGGCGCCAAGGCCAGGCAGCGCATGAAGGCGCTCATCCTCGACGGCAAGGCGAAGGGCGTCCTCGCATTCGACGGCGCACTTCCGGTGGGCTGGCTCAGCTACGGCCCGCGCCGCGAATATCCCAAGCTCGATCGCGCGCCGAGCCTCGCCTGCGATGACGCGGACGACGTGTGGAGCATGCCCTGCTTCTTCGTGAAGGCCGGCTACCGCGGCAAGGGCGTGGCCACCGCGCTCCTTTCACACGCCGTGAAGTCGGTGAAGAAGGCTGGCGGCAAGGTCGCGGAGGGATATCCCTACAAAGTATCGGGCAAGAGCGCGGCGGCCTTCATCTACACGGGCGTGCCGCAGCTCTTCCAGCGCGAGGGCTTCGAGGTCGTCGAGAAGCGCGCCAAGGGCAAGCAGCGCATGCGCAAGCGGCTGCGGTAA
- a CDS encoding ABC transporter permease: MRGLFAVAFKLLVNDKAKFAALLVGITFAVFLMVMMTSIFSGILAKSSATVTNVGAKMWIMDRSVTTPASSIPLPDYVLDAARSMDGVRFAVPLYSSAALVKLADGTFQPVTVMGLDDSSLLGRPELIEGNIQDIYAENGFIVVKDQEFAKLEEPSLGSVMEINDHRAVIVGIAKVADSGLFGLPTLYTTFNRALQYLPNTRFTISYILVEPKDAAAIPGIKAQVEKLGYVALTDQDFIKRITNFYVHKTGLGTNILLMTAISFLVGLSISGQTFYTFIIENLERFGALKAIGARSSELVAMILFQASFAALVGYGLGVGLCTLLMTLAKLKIPDYASIITFKNLGLAFGMVVLIAGISSVVGVRRVLRIEPFDIFRS, encoded by the coding sequence ATGCGCGGACTCTTCGCCGTCGCCTTCAAGCTTCTGGTGAACGACAAGGCCAAGTTCGCCGCGCTGCTGGTGGGCATCACCTTCGCCGTCTTCTTGATGGTGATGATGACCTCCATCTTCAGCGGCATCCTCGCCAAGTCCTCGGCCACGGTGACGAACGTGGGCGCGAAGATGTGGATCATGGATCGCTCGGTGACCACGCCGGCGAGCAGCATCCCCCTCCCCGACTACGTCCTCGACGCCGCGCGCAGCATGGACGGCGTGCGCTTCGCCGTGCCGCTCTACTCCTCGGCCGCGCTGGTGAAGCTCGCTGACGGCACCTTCCAGCCCGTGACGGTGATGGGCCTCGACGACTCGAGCCTCCTTGGGAGGCCCGAGCTGATCGAAGGAAACATCCAGGACATCTATGCGGAGAACGGCTTCATCGTGGTGAAGGATCAGGAGTTCGCCAAGCTCGAGGAGCCCAGTCTGGGCTCGGTGATGGAGATCAACGATCACCGCGCGGTGATCGTGGGCATCGCCAAGGTGGCCGACAGCGGGCTCTTCGGCTTGCCTACGCTCTACACGACCTTCAATCGCGCTCTACAGTACCTACCGAACACGCGATTTACGATTTCCTACATCCTCGTCGAGCCCAAGGACGCGGCCGCCATTCCCGGCATCAAGGCGCAGGTGGAGAAGCTCGGCTACGTCGCGCTGACCGATCAGGACTTCATCAAGCGGATTACAAACTTCTACGTTCACAAGACCGGCCTGGGCACGAACATCCTCTTGATGACGGCCATCAGCTTCCTGGTGGGGCTCTCCATCTCGGGCCAGACGTTCTACACATTCATCATCGAGAACCTGGAGCGCTTCGGCGCGCTCAAGGCCATCGGCGCGCGGAGCAGCGAGCTGGTGGCGATGATCTTGTTCCAGGCGAGCTTCGCGGCGCTCGTGGGCTACGGGTTGGGCGTGGGGCTCTGCACGCTGCTCATGACCCTCGCCAAGCTCAAGATCCCCGACTACGCCTCCATCATCACCTTCAAGAACCTCGGCCTGGCCTTCGGGATGGTGGTGTTGATTGCCGGCATCTCGAGCGTGGTCGGCGTGCGGCGCGTGCTTCGCATCGAGCCCTTCGACATCTTCCGGAGCTGA
- a CDS encoding MarR family transcriptional regulator has protein sequence MDALRRIVRALRLAAGDVDRKLGISMAQLFVLQQLADDVPRSLRDLAADTLTDPSSVSAVVKRLVDRKLVARRADHQDARRAQLTLTPLGRRLIARAPEPVQARLVQAVGKLGTAQRKNLAASLNEVAQRMGAGEPGLFFEEPTHPRRRSRKS, from the coding sequence ATCGACGCACTCCGCCGCATCGTCCGCGCGCTCCGGCTCGCGGCCGGTGACGTGGACCGCAAGCTGGGCATCTCCATGGCCCAGCTCTTCGTGCTCCAGCAGCTCGCCGACGACGTGCCCCGCTCGCTGCGCGACCTGGCCGCCGACACGCTCACGGATCCCAGCTCGGTGTCCGCAGTGGTCAAGCGCCTGGTCGATCGCAAGCTCGTGGCGCGGCGCGCCGACCACCAGGACGCGCGCCGCGCCCAGCTCACGCTCACCCCGCTCGGCCGCCGGTTGATCGCCCGCGCGCCCGAGCCGGTGCAGGCGCGGCTGGTGCAGGCCGTGGGCAAGCTCGGGACCGCGCAGCGCAAGAACCTCGCGGCCTCGCTGAACGAGGTGGCGCAGCGCATGGGCGCAGGTGAGCCGGGGCTGTTCTTCGAGGAGCCGACGCACCCGCGCCGGAGGAGTCGCAAGTCGTGA
- a CDS encoding biotin/lipoyl-binding protein — protein MRNRLLIGLAIVGISAGLFTAFVHGKEKRPPPPVFNPAPNPYARGVYANGIVESVQPSGENINLFPEVAGRVVQILVHEGDHVRQGTPLLRIDDSIQRANTEQLKAQSEAAHAVLQELQAQPRPEVLAVSQAQLVAAQASRKTAQDELDKQMTSYKLNPKSVSKETLDNAVNTLKSASANVDVAQKQLQLTEAGAWSYDIENQRKQYEALQKSYEAASALLAKYVLYAPTDGVVMSIRAPVGGYVASNGIYDTYTQGLAPVITFGTEQTDLQVRCYVDEILIHNLPPGAALQGKLFIRGTDISIPLEYAHIQPYVIPKIQLSNALTERVDVRVLPVLFHFVKPTDVSMYPGQLVDVYIEAPGGPRQPVMGRAPPP, from the coding sequence ATGCGTAACCGCCTCCTGATTGGTCTCGCGATCGTGGGCATCTCTGCGGGGCTCTTCACCGCGTTCGTCCACGGCAAGGAAAAGCGTCCGCCGCCGCCCGTCTTCAACCCAGCTCCGAATCCATACGCGCGAGGCGTGTATGCGAACGGGATTGTCGAGAGCGTTCAGCCCAGCGGCGAGAACATCAATCTCTTCCCCGAGGTCGCGGGCCGCGTGGTTCAAATCCTCGTGCACGAGGGCGACCACGTTCGGCAGGGCACGCCGCTGCTCCGAATCGACGACTCGATTCAGCGGGCGAACACCGAGCAACTCAAGGCGCAGTCCGAGGCGGCGCACGCGGTGTTGCAGGAACTGCAGGCGCAGCCGCGACCCGAGGTGCTCGCGGTGTCGCAGGCGCAGCTGGTCGCAGCTCAGGCTTCGCGAAAGACCGCGCAGGACGAGCTCGACAAGCAGATGACCTCATACAAGTTGAACCCCAAGTCGGTGAGCAAGGAGACACTTGATAACGCGGTCAATACTTTGAAGTCGGCCTCCGCAAACGTCGACGTCGCACAAAAACAGCTCCAGCTTACCGAGGCCGGCGCCTGGAGCTACGACATCGAAAATCAGCGAAAACAGTACGAGGCGCTGCAGAAGTCCTACGAAGCCGCCAGCGCGCTCCTCGCCAAGTATGTGCTCTATGCGCCCACGGACGGCGTGGTGATGAGCATTCGTGCGCCGGTCGGCGGCTACGTGGCTTCGAACGGCATCTACGACACCTACACCCAAGGCCTGGCCCCGGTGATCACCTTCGGCACCGAGCAGACCGATCTTCAAGTGCGCTGCTACGTCGACGAGATCTTGATTCACAACTTGCCGCCCGGCGCTGCGCTCCAGGGGAAGCTCTTCATTCGCGGGACGGACATCAGCATCCCGCTCGAGTACGCGCACATTCAGCCCTATGTGATTCCCAAGATTCAGCTCTCGAACGCCCTCACCGAGCGCGTGGACGTGCGCGTGCTGCCGGTGCTCTTCCACTTCGTGAAGCCGACGGATGTCTCCATGTATCCGGGGCAGCTCGTGGATGTGTACATCGAGGCGCCCGGCGGTCCGCGCCAGCCGGTGATGGGCAGGGCGCCGCCGCCATGA
- a CDS encoding LEA type 2 family protein: MSGTLGCSLIRSFCGGFHAPELSFNRVDLQDISLTGITVNVHFNLKNDNPVGIRIAQLAYDFRVNNHPFLAGHPPNGLTINPDTISDLSFPAHVEFRDLAATIEEFLHQDTANYTASGNIGVQTPIGVLTFPLSHSGSFPVPKLPDIQIQQPTLNNITLSSAHLTVPIALHNKNGFSIPFGGLSTQVFIGGAPAIAPTIPNQSALAPNETRVVPLGVDVNFMQAGMAVANAIRNRQANVQLRGTANIGGLQVPINLNQNLVFH, from the coding sequence ATGTCCGGGACGCTGGGCTGCTCGCTCATCCGCAGCTTCTGCGGCGGCTTCCACGCCCCCGAGCTCAGCTTCAACCGCGTCGACCTTCAGGACATCTCGCTCACGGGCATCACCGTGAACGTCCACTTCAACCTGAAGAACGACAACCCCGTGGGCATCCGCATCGCCCAGCTGGCCTACGACTTCCGCGTGAACAACCACCCGTTCCTCGCGGGCCACCCGCCCAACGGGCTCACCATCAACCCCGACACCATCAGCGATCTCTCCTTCCCCGCGCACGTCGAGTTCAGAGATCTCGCGGCGACGATTGAAGAGTTCCTGCACCAGGACACCGCGAACTACACCGCGTCGGGGAACATTGGCGTGCAGACGCCCATTGGCGTCCTCACCTTCCCGCTCTCGCACTCGGGCTCGTTCCCGGTGCCCAAGCTGCCGGACATCCAGATCCAGCAGCCCACCCTGAACAACATCACGCTCTCGAGCGCGCACCTCACCGTGCCCATCGCGCTGCACAACAAGAACGGCTTCTCCATTCCGTTCGGCGGGCTGAGCACGCAGGTGTTCATCGGCGGCGCGCCGGCGATTGCGCCGACCATTCCGAACCAGAGCGCGCTCGCGCCCAATGAGACGCGCGTGGTGCCGCTCGGCGTCGACGTGAACTTCATGCAGGCGGGCATGGCCGTGGCCAACGCCATCCGCAACCGGCAAGCGAACGTGCAGCTGCGCGGCACCGCCAACATCGGCGGGCTCCAGGTGCCCATCAACCTGAACCAGAACCTCGTGTTCCACTGA